In Ascaphus truei isolate aAscTru1 chromosome 5, aAscTru1.hap1, whole genome shotgun sequence, one genomic interval encodes:
- the LOC142495691 gene encoding ankyrin-1-like isoform X1 yields the protein MKYEPSQQVLCHLNVTMPQHTQGPGSLDRRRTLTPLALREKYSLLNDNMRGSLGGTEQIDMKMAIISEHLGLSWAELARELQFEMDDINRIRVENPNSLLEQSAALLHLWAYRQGTNAKLEDLYTALRNIDRSEIVNMLEGADRQSRCLKSERRYTNSDGSVSPSQRNGHPLTQDELLSPASLNYSLPSPLRLEQYWSEVAILDGVPMATAEPDGLLDLPDLPLWASGLSPSLVAPEDSSLECSKADDEWDPPLRPSSGSPDLEEEADDGGPERVQARITETPTTCWVTGGSVERELDLNADAPSSPSRSTCHDNSAPLTYEELHPPVKGSARIRVTQQSTVYSVSGRGLCVGNEGPDIPGEQVTEEEFTDEQGNIVTKKTVRKVLRRVGPPGATDLGDNEDLLIEGTLQEAEELESEAPNYLKYAVLHREAEDERDTLRSEVGDGRKGAQIVKRAGTKRVLQ from the exons ATGAAATACGAGCCATCCCAACAAGTGCTGTGTCACCTGAATGTCACAATGCCACAACACACCCAG GGCCCTGGCAGTCTGGACAGGAGGAGGACGCTGACCCCACTGGCTCTAAGGGAGAAATACAGTCTGCTGAACGACAAtatgaggg gctctCTCGGTGGCACAGAACAAATTGATATGAAGATGGCTATTATATCAGAGCACCTGGGTCTCAGCTGGGCCG AGCTGGCCCGAGAGCTGCAGTTCGAGATGGACGATATCAACAGGATCCGAGTGGAGAACCCAAACTCTCTGCTGGAGCAGAGCGCAGCCTTACTACACTTGTGGGCATACCGCCAGGGCACTAACGCAAAGT TGGAGGACCTGTACACAGCTCTGCGTAACATTGACCGCAGCGAGATCGTGAACATGCTGGAGGGCGCCGACCGGCAGAGCAGGTGTTTGAAGAGTGAGCGCCGCTACACTAACAGTGATGGATCGGTCTCCCCCTCCCAGAGGAACG GTCACCCCCTGACGCAGGACGAGCTGCTCTCCCCGGCCTCCCTCAACTATTCCCTCCCCTCGCCCCTGCGGCTGGAACAGTACTGGAGTGAGGTGGCCATTTTGGACGGTGTCCCCATGGCGACGGCGGAGCCCGACGGGCTGCTGGACCTGCCCGACCTGCCGCTTTGGGCTTCGGGTCTGTCCCCCTCCcttgtggcccctgaggactcaTCCCTGGAGTGCAGCAAAGCTGATGATGAGTGGGATCCCCCACTGCGCCCATCCTCGGGCTCCCCTGACCTGGAGGAGGAGGCAGATGATGGAG GCCCAGAGAGGGTGCAGGCTCGGATTACGGAGACTCCCACCACGTGCTGGGTAACAGGGGGCAGTGTGGAGAG GGAGCTGGACTTGAACGCAgatgccccctcctctccctcccgctcaaccTGCCATGACAACAGTGCCCCCCTGACCTATGAGGAGCTTCATCCACCCGTCAAGGGGAGCGCAAGAATTAGGGTCACGCAGCAAAGCACAGTGTACAGCGTTAGCGGAAGGGGGCTGTGTGTG GGGAACGAGGGCCCTGACATTCCTGGGGAGCAGGTGACAGAGGAAGAGTTCACAGATGAGCAAGGGAACATTGTGacaaaaaag ACAGTTCGGAAGGTCTTACGCAGGGTGGGGCCCCCAGGGGCAACAGATTTGGGGGATAACGAGGATCTTCTGATCGAGGGGACCCTGCAGGAGGCAGAAGAACTGGAGTCTGAGGCCCCCAACTACCTGAAGTATGCAGTGCTGCACCGAGAG GCAGAGGACGAGCGTGACACTCTGAGGTCAGAGGTCGGAGACGGGAGAAAGGGGGCGCAGATTGTGAAACGAGCCGGCACCAAACGTGTGCTACAGTGA
- the LOC142495691 gene encoding ankyrin-1-like isoform X2, translated as MKYEPSQQVLCHLNVTMPQHTQGPGSLDRRRTLTPLALREKYSLLNDNMRGSLGGTEQIDMKMAIISEHLGLSWAELARELQFEMDDINRIRVENPNSLLEQSAALLHLWAYRQGTNAKLEDLYTALRNIDRSEIVNMLEGADRQSRCLKSERRYTNSDGSVSPSQRNGHPLTQDELLSPASLNYSLPSPLRLEQYWSEVAILDGVPMATAEPDGLLDLPDLPLWASGLSPSLVAPEDSSLECSKADDEWDPPLRPSSGSPDLEEEADDGGPERVQARITETPTTCWVTGGSVERELDLNADAPSSPSRSTCHDNSAPLTYEELHPPVKGSARIRVTQQSTVYSVSGRGLCVGNEGPDIPGEQVTEEEFTDEQGNIVTKKTVRKVLRRVGPPGATDLGDNEDLLIEGTLQEAEELESEAPNYLKYAVLHRENFTSSTSY; from the exons ATGAAATACGAGCCATCCCAACAAGTGCTGTGTCACCTGAATGTCACAATGCCACAACACACCCAG GGCCCTGGCAGTCTGGACAGGAGGAGGACGCTGACCCCACTGGCTCTAAGGGAGAAATACAGTCTGCTGAACGACAAtatgaggg gctctCTCGGTGGCACAGAACAAATTGATATGAAGATGGCTATTATATCAGAGCACCTGGGTCTCAGCTGGGCCG AGCTGGCCCGAGAGCTGCAGTTCGAGATGGACGATATCAACAGGATCCGAGTGGAGAACCCAAACTCTCTGCTGGAGCAGAGCGCAGCCTTACTACACTTGTGGGCATACCGCCAGGGCACTAACGCAAAGT TGGAGGACCTGTACACAGCTCTGCGTAACATTGACCGCAGCGAGATCGTGAACATGCTGGAGGGCGCCGACCGGCAGAGCAGGTGTTTGAAGAGTGAGCGCCGCTACACTAACAGTGATGGATCGGTCTCCCCCTCCCAGAGGAACG GTCACCCCCTGACGCAGGACGAGCTGCTCTCCCCGGCCTCCCTCAACTATTCCCTCCCCTCGCCCCTGCGGCTGGAACAGTACTGGAGTGAGGTGGCCATTTTGGACGGTGTCCCCATGGCGACGGCGGAGCCCGACGGGCTGCTGGACCTGCCCGACCTGCCGCTTTGGGCTTCGGGTCTGTCCCCCTCCcttgtggcccctgaggactcaTCCCTGGAGTGCAGCAAAGCTGATGATGAGTGGGATCCCCCACTGCGCCCATCCTCGGGCTCCCCTGACCTGGAGGAGGAGGCAGATGATGGAG GCCCAGAGAGGGTGCAGGCTCGGATTACGGAGACTCCCACCACGTGCTGGGTAACAGGGGGCAGTGTGGAGAG GGAGCTGGACTTGAACGCAgatgccccctcctctccctcccgctcaaccTGCCATGACAACAGTGCCCCCCTGACCTATGAGGAGCTTCATCCACCCGTCAAGGGGAGCGCAAGAATTAGGGTCACGCAGCAAAGCACAGTGTACAGCGTTAGCGGAAGGGGGCTGTGTGTG GGGAACGAGGGCCCTGACATTCCTGGGGAGCAGGTGACAGAGGAAGAGTTCACAGATGAGCAAGGGAACATTGTGacaaaaaag ACAGTTCGGAAGGTCTTACGCAGGGTGGGGCCCCCAGGGGCAACAGATTTGGGGGATAACGAGGATCTTCTGATCGAGGGGACCCTGCAGGAGGCAGAAGAACTGGAGTCTGAGGCCCCCAACTACCTGAAGTATGCAGTGCTGCACCGAGAG AATTTCACCTCAAGTACAAGCTACTGA
- the LOC142495691 gene encoding uncharacterized protein LOC142495691 isoform X4, with translation MWGFLTELGVSAVLIGFFVVSCQNVVHIARGAGKFVLGRLHAELDRELGEGGGEDDEETLTTKVVRRRVIVKGNEGPDIPGEQVTEEEFTDEQGNIVTKKTVRKVLRRVGPPGATDLGDNEDLLIEGTLQEAEELESEAPNYLKYAVLHREAEDERDTLRSEVGDGRKGAQIVKRAGTKRVLQ, from the exons ATGTGGGGGTTCCTGACGGAGTTGGGGGTGAGCGCTGTACTGATTGGGTTCTTCGTGGTGAGCTGTCAGAACGTCGTGCACATCGCTCGCGGGGCCGGGAAATTTGTGCTCGGCAGGCTCCACGCGGAGCTGGACCgtgagctgggggagggggggggagaggacgacGAGGAGACGCTGACTACCAAGGTTGTGCGGAGGAGGGTCATTGTCAAG GGGAACGAGGGCCCTGACATTCCTGGGGAGCAGGTGACAGAGGAAGAGTTCACAGATGAGCAAGGGAACATTGTGacaaaaaag ACAGTTCGGAAGGTCTTACGCAGGGTGGGGCCCCCAGGGGCAACAGATTTGGGGGATAACGAGGATCTTCTGATCGAGGGGACCCTGCAGGAGGCAGAAGAACTGGAGTCTGAGGCCCCCAACTACCTGAAGTATGCAGTGCTGCACCGAGAG GCAGAGGACGAGCGTGACACTCTGAGGTCAGAGGTCGGAGACGGGAGAAAGGGGGCGCAGATTGTGAAACGAGCCGGCACCAAACGTGTGCTACAGTGA
- the LOC142495691 gene encoding ankyrin-1-like isoform X3, producing the protein MKYEPSQQVLCHLNVTMPQHTQGPGSLDRRRTLTPLALREKYSLLNDNMRGSLGGTEQIDMKMAIISEHLGLSWAELARELQFEMDDINRIRVENPNSLLEQSAALLHLWAYRQGTNAKLEDLYTALRNIDRSEIVNMLEGADRQSRCLKSERRYTNSDGSVSPSQRNGPERVQARITETPTTCWVTGGSVERELDLNADAPSSPSRSTCHDNSAPLTYEELHPPVKGSARIRVTQQSTVYSVSGRGLCVGNEGPDIPGEQVTEEEFTDEQGNIVTKKTVRKVLRRVGPPGATDLGDNEDLLIEGTLQEAEELESEAPNYLKYAVLHREAEDERDTLRSEVGDGRKGAQIVKRAGTKRVLQ; encoded by the exons ATGAAATACGAGCCATCCCAACAAGTGCTGTGTCACCTGAATGTCACAATGCCACAACACACCCAG GGCCCTGGCAGTCTGGACAGGAGGAGGACGCTGACCCCACTGGCTCTAAGGGAGAAATACAGTCTGCTGAACGACAAtatgaggg gctctCTCGGTGGCACAGAACAAATTGATATGAAGATGGCTATTATATCAGAGCACCTGGGTCTCAGCTGGGCCG AGCTGGCCCGAGAGCTGCAGTTCGAGATGGACGATATCAACAGGATCCGAGTGGAGAACCCAAACTCTCTGCTGGAGCAGAGCGCAGCCTTACTACACTTGTGGGCATACCGCCAGGGCACTAACGCAAAGT TGGAGGACCTGTACACAGCTCTGCGTAACATTGACCGCAGCGAGATCGTGAACATGCTGGAGGGCGCCGACCGGCAGAGCAGGTGTTTGAAGAGTGAGCGCCGCTACACTAACAGTGATGGATCGGTCTCCCCCTCCCAGAGGAACG GCCCAGAGAGGGTGCAGGCTCGGATTACGGAGACTCCCACCACGTGCTGGGTAACAGGGGGCAGTGTGGAGAG GGAGCTGGACTTGAACGCAgatgccccctcctctccctcccgctcaaccTGCCATGACAACAGTGCCCCCCTGACCTATGAGGAGCTTCATCCACCCGTCAAGGGGAGCGCAAGAATTAGGGTCACGCAGCAAAGCACAGTGTACAGCGTTAGCGGAAGGGGGCTGTGTGTG GGGAACGAGGGCCCTGACATTCCTGGGGAGCAGGTGACAGAGGAAGAGTTCACAGATGAGCAAGGGAACATTGTGacaaaaaag ACAGTTCGGAAGGTCTTACGCAGGGTGGGGCCCCCAGGGGCAACAGATTTGGGGGATAACGAGGATCTTCTGATCGAGGGGACCCTGCAGGAGGCAGAAGAACTGGAGTCTGAGGCCCCCAACTACCTGAAGTATGCAGTGCTGCACCGAGAG GCAGAGGACGAGCGTGACACTCTGAGGTCAGAGGTCGGAGACGGGAGAAAGGGGGCGCAGATTGTGAAACGAGCCGGCACCAAACGTGTGCTACAGTGA
- the LOC142495691 gene encoding ankyrin-1-like isoform X5, producing MWGFLTELGVSAVLIGFFVVSCQNVVHIARGAGKFVLGRLHAELDRELGEGGGEDDEETLTTKVVRRRVIVKGNEGPDIPGEQVTEEEFTDEQGNIVTKKTVRKVLRRVGPPGATDLGDNEDLLIEGTLQEAEELESEAPNYLKYAVLHRENFTSSTSY from the exons ATGTGGGGGTTCCTGACGGAGTTGGGGGTGAGCGCTGTACTGATTGGGTTCTTCGTGGTGAGCTGTCAGAACGTCGTGCACATCGCTCGCGGGGCCGGGAAATTTGTGCTCGGCAGGCTCCACGCGGAGCTGGACCgtgagctgggggagggggggggagaggacgacGAGGAGACGCTGACTACCAAGGTTGTGCGGAGGAGGGTCATTGTCAAG GGGAACGAGGGCCCTGACATTCCTGGGGAGCAGGTGACAGAGGAAGAGTTCACAGATGAGCAAGGGAACATTGTGacaaaaaag ACAGTTCGGAAGGTCTTACGCAGGGTGGGGCCCCCAGGGGCAACAGATTTGGGGGATAACGAGGATCTTCTGATCGAGGGGACCCTGCAGGAGGCAGAAGAACTGGAGTCTGAGGCCCCCAACTACCTGAAGTATGCAGTGCTGCACCGAGAG AATTTCACCTCAAGTACAAGCTACTGA